A single genomic interval of Argopecten irradians isolate NY chromosome 8, Ai_NY, whole genome shotgun sequence harbors:
- the LOC138330025 gene encoding arylsulfatase J-like: MEQIRSFLTIVVCSIVHTHAASRPHIVFMVSDDLGWNDVGWHNSHIGSYYLSKFAHEGVTLNNSYMQPVCSPSRGSYLSGYYPFHTGLQHGIVQDSQPKYLPSNFTLLPEKLKELGYATHMVGKWHLGFCNWQYTPNHRGFDSFMGYYGGAEDYYTHQSGRGYDFRLNDAIHHAPAGEYSTVTYTNRVIDIIHQHDPQTQPLFLYVAYQNVHSPLQVPQHYEDLHSHIPNADRRSFTGMVNAMDDSFGNITTALKNGGYWDNLLIIFTSDNGGSITEGGNNWPLRGNKGTLWEGGTRVPGFVYSPSLLSKTGYTNSEMIHAVDWFPTILAAAGGISDNRMDGVSQWSMLQHGTQSARTEFVYNIDDISGHAAIRVGDYKLVTGSGGARDGWYPVNHWHQHQHHSSTTSASSTQLYNLRDDPTEHHDISSQYPDIVSSLQTKLANYRKNQMVPQNPDSVQHVLHSYNNVWTPGWC, from the exons ATGGAGCAGATCCGAAGCTTTCTAACGATAGTTGTGTGTTCTATCGTACACACCCATGCCGCTTCACGTCCACATATTGTTTTCATGGTGTCAGACGACCTGG GATGGAATGATGTGGGCTGGCACAACTCACACATTGGTAGCTACTATTTATCCAAATTTGCACACGAAGGCGTGACACTTAACAATTCGTATATGCAGCCAGTATGTTCACC ATCAAGAGGAAGTTATCTCAGTGGATATTACCCATTTCATACTGGATTGCAG CATGGCATCGTCCAGGATAGTCAGCCAAAATATCTGCCTTCCAACTTCACACTCCTTCCGGAAAAGCTCAAGGAACTGGGATATGCAACTCATATGGTTGGAAA ATGGCATCTAGGATTCTGTAACTGGCAGTACACCCCAAACCACCGGGGGTTTGACAGCTTTATGGGGTACTACGGTGGTGCCGAGGATTACTATACCCACCAATCAG GGCGGGGGTACGACTTCCGGTTGAACGACGCTATTCACCACGCACCAGCTGGAGAATATTCCACA GTGACGTATACAAACCGGGTGATAGACATCATACACCAACATGATCCTCAGACTCAGCCTCTGTTCCTGTATGTCGCCTACCAGAACGTACACTCGCCATTACAG GTTCCTCAACATTACGAAGACTTACACTCACACATCCCGAACGCTGATCGCAGATCGTTTACAG GAATGGTAAATGCAATGGACGATTCCTTTGGTAATATTACCACAGCCTTGAAGAATGGAGGGTATTGGGATAACTTGTTGATCATCTTTACCTCAGAT AACGGAGGCTCGATAACTGAGGGTGGCAATAACTGGCCCCTAAGGGGTAATAAAGGTACACTATGGGAAGGCGGTACGCGGGTACCCGGATTTGTGTACAGCCCCTCCCTCCTGTCCAAGACGGGCTATACAAATTCaga AATGATACATGCTGTTGATTGGTTTCCTACAATACTAGCGGCTGCTGGGGGCATCAGTG ATAACCGCATGGACGGTGTTAGTCAGTGGAGCATGCTGCAGCATGGTACCCAGTCGGCGAGGACCGAATTTGTTTACAACATAGACGATATCAGCGGTCACGCCGCCATCAG AGTGGGTGATTACAAACTAGTAACCGGAAGTGGTGGAGCTAGAGACGGCTGGTATCCGGTGAATCATTGGCACCAACACCAGCATCACTCTAGTACAACGTCAGCATCATCAACACAATTATATAACCTAAGAG atGACCCTACCGAGCACCATGACATTTCCAGTCAGTACCCCGATATTGTCAGTAGCCTGCAGACTAAGTTGGCCAACTACAGGAAGAACCAGATGGTGCCACAGAATCCGGACTCAGTACAGCACGTCCTTCACAGCTATAATAACGTGTGGACGCCTGGGTGGTGCTGA